AAGCTGAAGCCGACCTGACGGACGATGCTCTGGACGAGCTTGTCCATGGTGAAGGCGATGTAAGCGTGAATAGTAAACATTTCCCTCAGGGAGTCCTCGTACTGGGAGGCCTCCATGTTTCCATCCAGCAAATTCCTCACCATCTCCAAGAAGGCTGAATAATAATCTTCCACTTCGATGTCCACTGGAGGAAAATGGTTTGAAAAATAACTGTTACACCTCGTTCAGTTCGTTCTGTAGCTATTCTGATGATGTCAGATTTCCTAATGATGTCAGATTTTCCTAATTCCTCTGTAATAACAGTCACAGTCTAGGTGAGATACTCACTTGGCTCCTTCAGTCTCAGCTGAACGGCCGGATTGTcgttcttctcttttttcaggCCCAGGACCTCCCGCTCCCACTCTcgctccctcacctcctcttcaATCTGCCGCTCCGCCTGGTTGTACAGCCGCAGCAGGCGGGAACACAGCGTCTGGTGCAGCCGCAGGAAGATGTACCAGTTGTTGTTGACGTAGAAGAGGTTGTAGGCGTCGTCGCAGCCGCGCAGCTTCTGCGCCGCCGTGTTGCCGAACAGCAGCTTGGACTTGGAGGGGCTTCCGCCGCCCGGGACCCCGTTGTGCTTTTTGGAGGCCCCTTCGTCCAgatccatctcctcttcctcctcctcctctacatcagAGAGCTCGCCTCGCTGAGAGAACAGCATGTCCGGGATAAAGTGGTAAATGATCTGCTTGATCTTGTATTTGTCGTCCTTCTGAATGCCGGTCTGGCGCTTGACGTGGTGGATGATGAGTGCGGCGGCGTCTTCCAGGATCTGGCTGTCTTCATACGGTAGAGTCAAATGAGGGCCCGAGAGCGGAGAAGCATTCTCCTCGGACGCTTGCTCCTGGCGCTGCCAAACAAAGGAAGCATAATGTCAGAAGACGGATGAAAATCAGGCTTTTGGAGAGGTGGacaaattagcattagcacctCTGTCTACATTCATTACAACATATTGGTGGAATGTGGACGTCGGGCTCCAGCTCAGGGGGAAACGCACCTCGTCATAAATACTTTCAATTTCATTCAACAGGGACTTGGACCGAAGCACTTTGGTGTCGTTCTGTTTGAAGTTGATGCCTTGATGGTCGAGCGATTTGAGGTAATACTTCTCGTTCTGCTCCCTCCAGATCTTGTTGAAGCCGCGCTGGGCTTCCCGCCActcttcctcttttgtctttaaCCTGGTTGGGAAACGATGCAGACCCGGTGAATGAACGCCCGGACGCGGACGCAAATGGCAAATTCACACTAAAACCAAAGGTTCCTGTTTAATTTCAACGCCGTTGATTTGCCTTTTAGCATCTGTGGGTCTTAAAGAAAATCTAACCTCTTTAACACGATGGGGACAGAAACAGCCGGGTTTTTCTTCAGGCCATCGATGATGTCGGGCGCCTTGTCTCCATATATCCTCTGAATAGCCTTGCGGTGGATGACCTCCGATGAACCGCCTAGCGTGCTGTCCAGGCGTAACTTGGCCTGCTCCTCCGCAGACATGCGCGACAGCTTTCGCTGAACCGTTTCCAGAGCTCTGATGGCGGCGAGGTTGGTCTCCAGTACCACATCCAACTACGGCCCAGAGGAAAATGCAAATTACAGCTCCACCGCGAAGCCAATCGTCAAATCGCATCTTGCAATAAGTGTGGTGGTTTCCTGCGCACCTCAAATCGTTCATCCTCACATCTGTAGATGTGCTCCTCATACTGAGTCTTCTTGGAGCTTACAAAGGTCGAATCTTCAGACCAGGAGGGGAAGGACACCCAGGTGTCGTTTAAGACctacagagagggggggggggttatttatTTAGATAAGGTCCAAATACGGTTTCCAGACCTTTTGAAACCTTTGCCCAGTCTTACCCCTTTACAAAGTGGAGTTCTGCCAGTGCACTTGGGCTGCTGGTAGCTTTTGGGCAGCGCTCGGTAACTGGAGCCCAACCTTTTACAGGAAGCATAATCGATCTCCATGGCGATGCCCTCAGTGGCCCGTTCCTTGGGGTAGGTTTCAATATGGGACATTTCCCGATAGCCAAGAAAGTTTTTAAACCAGTTGAACAGCTCCGGAAATTTTctaaacaggatttttttttaaaggagatgAAAATGATTATATTGGtgctacataaataaaacacaattacAAAAAACATCCAGGCCATTTCCTggtagggtgtgtgtgcgctcacCCTAGGAACGGTAGCACCAGCTGCACCAGCTCAGCCCTGGagaccacctcctgattaaagaTGACGAGACACCTCAGGAAGTTGTCATAAGCTTCTGTACTTCGCAACGCTTTCCGCACCTGAAGTTAAAAAAGAGTCACCGAATTagacaaaactaaaaaaaaaacaccattcgGATCCTGTTGAAAAATATCAAGAACAAAAATTCTcaactctgcccccccccacatcaaTAAAGACAAATCAAGCACAAAAAACTCACCTTCTCAAAGAAGAGAGATTCTGTTCCGACCCCATGCTTGCTGACCTCTGCCGCAGAAGAATCTTTTAAATTCAGTAACTTGGGTTTCTTCTGCGGCGTCGCCCAAACGAAGACGAGAAAACATTGGGAGAAATGAGAAGCAATGCAGAGGGACGGTTAAAAACAAAGGCGCGCGCGTCTACCTTGACGGGAGTTGGGCCCCCCTGACTTGGGTGACGGCGAATCTGGCAGCCATTCTGACTGGGTCTCTGCTTGTTGTTGAGCTGCAGCTTCTTTGCAGTGCCGCCGTGGTCGTTTCGCACTGACTCTGCCTTCTCAGCCGTGGTCTTGTTCAACAGCTGTGGACGTGGCAAAGGTGATTATGAAGGAGGGCTCGGAGCACCTTCAgacaggggtcaggggtcacagcTCTTCTCACCACTGAGTTGTTGGCATCAGGAAGAAATTGGCCAAACTCTGAGAGGAGGTCCTCTTGGTTCTTGAAGAGTCGGGCCACCTGAGCGTACACCTCCTGCTCCGTCAGGGCCGGCGTGTAGTTCCCACCAGCTTCTTTAGCATTGCGCTGCTCCTtctaaaatgataaaaacaagttTACTCTCGGACACTTCTGATTAATATAAGTTCCAAAAGCCACAGAGAGCAGGCAAAGTTGGtggcaaaagaaaaagagacgTTTCAGCATTAACCATGATAATCAGACAGTGTGTAGAGGACAATATTCTGAAATATGCCCTTAAGGCTCGGGCCACTCACCTGGTATGTGTGGAGGATCTCCAGGAAGGCTTTGTAGATGTCAGGCTGGCCCTGGAAGCGGTTCTTGATCTTGTTAACATAGTTGATGGCGTGGTTGAACTCCACTGGTTGATTGTTCTGAATAGGAGGTCCGGTGGGGGTACCGCTGAGTGGCTGGTTTAGCTGCATGGGCGGGGATCGAGGGGAGGTGTATGCAGGGATGGACGGATTGCTCTGACCGCTTGGTGTCAGTGCCTGAGGTTGGAGAGGCTTTGGAAGAGCAGCAAAATTAGGTTTATCCAGATGTTGAGGAAAACATGACAACTTAAAAATCTGTAAAATCTGCGGGATGTCTGTACGACTGTCATGGAAAGGCTTGTGTCTGCAGATGTGTTCTCAGGCTCtgctgggggaagggggggttcatGTTTACGGGACAATAATAGCAGGAATGTGAACAGAAGCTGCAGTTGTAGTCGACAACTTGAAGTTACATTTCTTGGCAGGTGCACGTAAAGTAACGGGTCAACACGTGTTTAAGATCCCTGCACATGTTCAACACCTCTAAATGTCAGAAGGGGGGGGACAGTTCAGCCTCTGAAGTCAGTGTGAAGTATGAAACAGCTGAAGTCTACACATCAGAACTAAGCTACACCTTCTCCAATCGGCTAAGCTGCCGTGGTGAAAAGTGAGACCTTTGCTATTATCTAAAAAGGGACATGGGGTCTGAAATCAAATCCTATATTTATCACCAACAGAGAACATTATTGTGCATCCATGTCTTACCTTAGTCATCTTGGCAGGTGTGGGCTGAGTCAGCAGGGGTGGAGCAGTGGTGGTTGGAGCAGGTGGAAGCTGGGCGGGATGCTGGGGGGCCGCTCCTGTTATTGGGATGTTCTGGACTGAAATGCCGTGCGGGGTGATGTGGTGGATCTGACCGGGTGTGGTCACGTTGACTAGGTCGTTGGTCTGGACTTCGATCTTGTAGCCGGGCGGCAGGAAGGTGTTAAAGCCCATAATGAGGTCAGGGTGGCCTTTGAAGAGCTGTGACACTCTGCTGATGACCCCAGGGGTATCAATGCTGAAAAACCAAAATGATCTTTTAATGGAGTCCGTGTGAAATGTACCAGTCAACTTTTACTGGTTTTCCATTTTAACAGTTGATCGCATGTTTCAAAAGTGTGCAGCGACCAAAAACCCAAAGTGCCCCCTGCTGAATAAAGTCAGCAATTACAACAATACAAATTTgcaataaaaatataaacaaatataGATATATTTATAATACAGAAAGGTGGATTCACGCCATTTGATTGGTTCTTGGGCACGGTGTAGTGAGCGTATTGTGCCGTTGTGCCTGATATTACTGCGCCTCTGACCAACGACAACGAACTCCTAGCTTAGGAGTCGTTAAGTGTCGTCAGCACTTCATTGACGTTCCTAGAGGTGGTCCTGTCAGGATCGGTGATCTCGTCCATATGGACCGATCCTCTTCACCGGTGTCCACCCAGGCTATTCCTGCCTGGCACCTCCTCAGAAACACCGACAGtttttagtggatgcacaatccaCGGAGGACAACATTAATGTCAAGGAAATAGAAATGTCCCAACAGTAGCCTCTCTTTAtttgcttctgttttctttttgggTGACCCCACGCTGCAGTTCTTTCATTTGGAATAAAGAACTGAGattatctctaagggagagcccagccaccctacggaggaagctcattttggccgcttgtacccgtgatcttgttctttcggtcattacccaaagctcatgaccataggtgagggtaggaacgaagatcgaccggtaaatcgagagcttcgcctttctctcttcaccactacggaccggtccGCATTAcagcggacgccgcaccgatccgcctgtcgatctcccgctccattcttccctcactcgtgaacaagaccccgaggtactggatctcctccttgacccggagaaggtaCTCCACCTTTTTGCtgatttaatattaaaatcCGTGAAACTGTTTTATAAAAGCCATACATCACTTCAAagctaagggggggggggtgtcttcaCAGCCTGAAGTGATGCATTGCTTAGTTAAATTATATATATCAGAAAATTGTAAGtcagtgcaaaaaaaaaccccaataattgaataaaaatatCAGGAAAGGATCAATAATTGAAGCAGATGTCATTCAGGTGATAATAGCGCAGCAGGAATCAGGATGGCTAAACACTACTTATTAAAACGATACTTTccgaaaataaaaaaaagtcagcttTAAAAACGACAGTATTAAAAGCTCATTACTGCAGGTTGTTAAGCGTTTTAGCAATGTTCACTCTTGGGAAGCGTTACTGTTCCCAATAATCCCCACGACAGAGTTAAATCATGTTACTACACACAAAGCTGCATTCTTTTATATTGCCTGCTAGAAAAGGGATTTTTGCTGTGTCTGGGATGGTTGTTTGGTTCTCTAAATATACAAGGCGGCTGATAAAGTGAGAAGAGGTGTTTAAACAATGCACAAACGCCTCACCTTTGAGACTTGAACTCTTTCATTATATCCAGAAAGTCGTTGTAGACCTGAGGCTGATTGCCAAACTGCAGTTTCACTTGGTCTAAGTAGGACAAAGCATCTTCCACCTTTGGGAAGCAGAAAAGGAAAGTCAGTCATAAATTTCAAAGGAGTGTTACACAAAAAAAGCCCTTTTTCCCAAGctagaataaaagcaggatgACAAGGGTCGCCGGTGAACAAACCTCATATATTAACCTGTAATAAGGCAAAACTGCGTACACAGACCAAACCATCTATTCTTAACTAAAATCCTCCCACCCTGATTGACATAAGATATGCCGCCAAAGTAAAATAGGTGGACTGACCTTAAGCCTTTGGAACTGCTGGCCCTGTGCAGAACCTTGAGGTGCGGCGGTGTGGCTGTGCCCCGACATCACCGAGGGACCGTGGGGCTGAACTGCTGGGCTGTGATGGTGAGCTCCACCGTGGACCGCTGGGTTTGGAGTGTGTCCATGTCCTCCGCTGTTCTGGGTCACCTGGAGTAGCACAGCCATATATTAACCCCCTAAAACAACGACTTCTGATTCCTTATTATGGCTAAACGGGTTTAACAGATGTAGTTTGTAATGGAGTGAAATGTACCTGGTATCCCTGGGTGACAGAGTACTGGACACCTGCTGTTGGCTGCATGTTGTCAGAAACGGCTTCATACACGGTcggggcaggagcaggggccAGGACACGATGCTGAAACGCCTCCGCGTTGCCGGTGAGGCGCCGCTGTTGGGACGCAAAAACTGTTTCCTGTTCCTCCAATCTCCGCTTCATTATGAACTCATACTCGTAAGAGCCGAGAGACCTGCGGATAAAGAGCACACGGGCCCATTTTCACATCACCAAATCTCTGCCAATCGGCTTCTTGATTAACTTCAAACACTTTGGGGAGGATCTTAtgacctttatttattttatttttttttaaactaaaaacccacaaaacacaTGGTAGCCATCTGTAGTGACCACTGCCtggcatcacaatcaaatcaTCACGGCTCTTTTGATCATATTCCAAGATTGTAGACAAATGTGAAGCACTTGAGTCGATTCACCAACTTCTGACATGCAGGTTTGAAATAAGTTTACCTTTGCaggcatttttttccccaagctTGTGCCATGATTAAGGTTGCATTTCTTAACCATCCCAAACGACGCTCGGCTTCCCCGTGCTGTCATGTCCTCCGAAAATGGTATTAAAAGTCAATGCACAGGCGCTATAAGCCGATGGTAACGCGCACTCTTCCGAGCAGCCAATGAAACCGCGACAGTCGACGTCATCGGTGCAACAAACAGGTGCTGGAAAAACGTGGGAAGTTGGGAACCATTCTACCATTCACAACTTGCTCCgggcagcagcaacacacaagcATCTCAATGAAACGGCGTGTCGAGCGACTCTTCTTGACAAACAACGCGAGCGGGTGACGCAGACGCGGCGCGTCGGCTCCGTCCGCGCGTTCGTTCGTTCCGCTCGGTGCAGCAACATCGCGCCGCTCGCGAACGGCTGGCGCGACCCGAGAAAGTGACGCTCCCGAAATTCCAAACACCCCCAGATTGTTTCTATTTCGGAAGTCttggtaaaaataaataaacaatgacCACCGAAGCCGAACGCTAACGTTAACGCAACAACGGCTGCGGCAGTCGGCAACACACCAACCCCCTTTTGAGGCCTTGCAGCACAAGCACCGACCTCGAGTTACAGCGCGGCGCTTCCCCCACGCCCGCCATTAACGCGCGGCGCCGGAGCGCTGCGAGTTCCACCCCATTTCGGGCAGGTAAGACAAAAAAAGCCGCTGGCTTGCTGTCGCCCGGACTTCCATCCCATTCCTAAAGTATTCGGAGGCGCTATTCTTATTTAATTGCACCGAGAACTCATCCTGTCGTCTGGGCATTGAGCTGCCAGTTAGCTGCTAGCTAATG
The nucleotide sequence above comes from Takifugu rubripes chromosome 9, fTakRub1.2, whole genome shotgun sequence. Encoded proteins:
- the sin3aa gene encoding SIN3 transcription regulator family member Aa, with protein sequence MAQAWGKKCLQRSLGSYEYEFIMKRRLEEQETVFASQQRRLTGNAEAFQHRVLAPAPAPTVYEAVSDNMQPTAGVQYSVTQGYQVTQNSGGHGHTPNPAVHGGAHHHSPAVQPHGPSVMSGHSHTAAPQGSAQGQQFQRLKVEDALSYLDQVKLQFGNQPQVYNDFLDIMKEFKSQSIDTPGVISRVSQLFKGHPDLIMGFNTFLPPGYKIEVQTNDLVNVTTPGQIHHITPHGISVQNIPITGAAPQHPAQLPPAPTTTAPPLLTQPTPAKMTKPLQPQALTPSGQSNPSIPAYTSPRSPPMQLNQPLSGTPTGPPIQNNQPVEFNHAINYVNKIKNRFQGQPDIYKAFLEILHTYQKEQRNAKEAGGNYTPALTEQEVYAQVARLFKNQEDLLSEFGQFLPDANNSVLLNKTTAEKAESVRNDHGGTAKKLQLNNKQRPSQNGCQIRRHPSQGGPTPVKKKPKLLNLKDSSAAEVSKHGVGTESLFFEKVRKALRSTEAYDNFLRCLVIFNQEVVSRAELVQLVLPFLGKFPELFNWFKNFLGYREMSHIETYPKERATEGIAMEIDYASCKRLGSSYRALPKSYQQPKCTGRTPLCKGVLNDTWVSFPSWSEDSTFVSSKKTQYEEHIYRCEDERFELDVVLETNLAAIRALETVQRKLSRMSAEEQAKLRLDSTLGGSSEVIHRKAIQRIYGDKAPDIIDGLKKNPAVSVPIVLKRLKTKEEEWREAQRGFNKIWREQNEKYYLKSLDHQGINFKQNDTKVLRSKSLLNEIESIYDERQEQASEENASPLSGPHLTLPYEDSQILEDAAALIIHHVKRQTGIQKDDKYKIKQIIYHFIPDMLFSQRGELSDVEEEEEEEMDLDEGASKKHNGVPGGGSPSKSKLLFGNTAAQKLRGCDDAYNLFYVNNNWYIFLRLHQTLCSRLLRLYNQAERQIEEEVREREWEREVLGLKKEKNDNPAVQLRLKEPMDIEVEDYYSAFLEMVRNLLDGNMEASQYEDSLREMFTIHAYIAFTMDKLVQSIVRQLQHIVSDEICVQVTDLYLSESANNASGGSISSQSSRSSAESTYQRKAEQIMADENCFKVMFLKSKGQVQLSVELLDTDEENSDEPMEAERWSDYVGRYLNPDSTTPELREHLAQKPVFLPRNLRRIRKYQKGREQLDKEACEGGKKSLEKEKMECMFQLNSYKMVYVFKSEDYMYRRTALLRAHQSHQRVSTRLHKRFHTWLDAWATQHVTPDMNAETNKWLMGEGREGLIPCTTARQPEVLHYVNINKYRVKYVSPTKAP